ATTCTTTAAGTTTCCGCGTTTAAGAATAGTTAAATTATAAGGTACATTTTGAACGTAAAACATGGGCTGATTGGTCAACGGAATTGCGTTTACTGAATGTAATGTGTTGCTTAAGGTGTTGTTTTGAATATAGCCGTTATTCGAGTCGAAAAGCGTCTCCAATTGCGTCCACTGTTTTGCATTTGTGCTTTTATCTAAATAATTATCTTGATATGATTGCAAGTACTTTTCGTATTTAGCTCCCCATTCATTTTGCTTTTCTGCAACAAGTCCTTCGGTTCCGGATTCCATTAACTGCACAAAAATTTGAAGTGCACATCCTTGTTTTTCCAAATCGCTTAAATTTTTGGGGCAGGAAGCTTCCGCCATTTTCGTAGCTTTATTAATTAAATACAAATAACCAATGGGAGCGTGTTTTTCAATGCTCGCAGTAGTGGCGACCATGGTAGTATAGTTCCAAAGTTCATCGTATGTTTTTTGTATAATATTTCCACCTCGGGTGTCTAAATCCATAAAAACATCGGTATCCATAAAAATATACTTCTTTTCCAAATTGTTTGGATGCATATGGTATGCATTTGCACAATTTCGGCCGCCCAATTGCGCTACCTCATTATCCGCCAAAATTAATTTATGGTGCGAATAATCGGTTATATAATCAATTTCGGGGTTGGTCATTAAAGGGCTATTGTCTAAATCCTTAAGTGAAAAAGGCAAAATTGTTTCCAAACCGTTTATAAAAGGTTTTAATTGTTCGCCGTAAAATAAGCCCATAATTGAAAGTTGAATTTGCGCTTTAATGCGTTCAGCGTTATTTCCCGTTTTGGCTGTCCAATACAATTTCATTACTTTCTTTAAGTTTTCCTTTACATCCTCAGTCATAGTAGGCGTTGAAGATGAGTTTTCTGCGAGGTTTTGCAATTCTCTTGCATACCCTAACTGAGTTGCAAACAAAAGCCCATTTGGATCTTTGGAATAAAACCCGGCCAAAAATATTTTAGCTTCCAAACTCATCTCCGCTTCGGCTTCTGGCAATAGTAAACTGTTGTATTTATTGAGATATCTCTGTTTTTCATCGGCGCAGTTTGGCGTTTTTCCGTTAATTCCGATTGTATCTCCGGCACAGCCAATTGTCATAAATTCGGCAAACTTTATTACTGAAACGGCAGGTCTGTTGTAAAACCGAACTTCAATTTGTTGAATTCCGTTCGGTTGTTGGTTTTCCATCCATCTAAAAAAATCGAGATTCTTATAATTCCATTGATAATCTACCAATAGCTTAACTCTGAAATCTGAATTGGTCTTAATTTTTTCCAAGAGTGCATGCGTCATAAAGGCCGTAGTTTCATCTAAATCGTAGATATAATATACCAGGCGCAATTCGTTTTTAGCATTTTTAATTATATCAATTTTTGAAGCAAAGGCCAGGTCGTTATCTTTTAGTACGAATGCTTTTTTAGCTGTAAATGCATTTTGTTTTAAATAATCTGGCGTAACTGCCAAAGGCGAAGTAATCAGTAATTTTTTACTACAACCAATAAAGGTGAGAGCCAATAGAAAAAGAAGTGTGAATCTGTAATTTAAAGCTGGTTGGGAGAACAATATTTTTCTTCGCATAAGAGGGTCTTTTAAAAATTAATAAACCTAGCTTTATTAGAAATTAATTCAATATTTCAGGACGTTACATAAATGCGTACAAACAAACACCTCTCTGTAGAGCGTAACCTTGAAAATTTTGAAATTAAATATATTGGGGAGACTCAAATATAACTAAAATGCGTTGTATATGAGCGAAATAGAATTGAAAATACCGAATGCCAAATAATAAATTACCAAATGCACAAAAATGATAATTTCACTTCACACGCAACCTAAGTATATTTGGCAATAAATAGACAATCTTTACAAGCCGAACGCTATGGTAACTTCACATTTTAAACAAAAAAGTTTTATAACGAAATTTAATTAATAAAGCCCAGACTCACTTAAAATATCGTAGAATAACTTTTATAACCTCTTTAAAGTGAAGCGATCACCGAAATCTCCACATTTACAAATTTTGGAAGGTTTGCCACTTCAACTGTTTCGCGGGCGGGAGCAGTGGCTTCGTTAAAATAGGTAGCGTACACCTCATTGATTTGGCTAAAATTATTCATATCGCTAATGAATATACTGGATTTCAAGACGTTTTCAAAAGTCATTCCCGCTTCGGTTAAAATTGCTTTTAAATTTTCCATCACCAGTTTGGTTTCGGTTTTAATATTGTCTGTTATTAAATTTCCAGTTTTTGGATCTATGGCAATTTGGCCGGAAGTATAAAGCATATTTCCTTTTAAAACGGCTTGGTTATAAGGTCCGATTGGAGCAGGGGCGTGGACAGTAGAAATTATCTTTTTCATAGGTTTTTGTTTTTAATAATTATAAATCGCAAGTAAAATCATTGTTGTTCGGCAGTTTATGGGTTTTAATATTTCCGAATTTTTATGCCTAACTTATTTAAAATATAAATTTACTATTAAATATATTACAACCTCTTATCGCTTTCTCTTCGTTTATCGTATTTAATATCGCTAAGCACCGAAGATTTTATTCCTATAAAGAAATACCACGCGGTGTTTATACTACCAATGGGCGTCCAGTTAAAACTCATCTGCCAGCTTTCGAGGTCGCGCTGAAAACGGAATTGCGTTAAGGTAACGCCTTTGTTCTTAAAATCGTAGCCCGAAGATACCCCAACGGTCCAACGCGGCGCCAATTCCATATTGGTGCTAACCATTAGCGATTGACTGGAAATTTCATTCTGCCGCTGACTATTGCCATAAGTAATGGTGTACGCCAACCGCATATCCCACGGAATAGTGTAATTATACCACTCTACATTTGTTTTATCTAATTCTTGGTCGTCGTCGTCTTCGTTGTAAATTTGCCCGTCGTAAATATCGGTAGCCTCTCCAAAAAGATCGTCGGGACGCCCCCCGTTTCGAAAGGTTTCATTGTCTATTCTATCTAAATCTTTTTTTCCGCTACCGTCAAAATCCTTGCTGGAGAACGAATAATTTATACTCACGTTGGCATTTGTTAATCTGAAGAGACTTCCGCCGTTGTTAATATTAAAAACGTCTATTTTATTATTGTTGTTGTCTAATGCATACGGATCTAAACTTCCGCTGAAGTTAAAATCCAACTTTGGAATTATAGGAATACTGCCCGTAAATTGAAGCGGACTCCATTGTAGGGAATCGCCTGCGAGATTATAAGCTGTTGAAAAGTTTAAATTGTTTAATAAAGTTACTTTTTTTGGCTCCACGGCAGTAGTATCGCGATCGCGCATTTTTGCTTCAAAAGTATTGCTAAGCGACATCCCGATGCTGCTGGAGTAAATCTTGCTCGGAGCGCCATAAAGCGTATTTTCAAACCGCGAATACTCCACTACTTGTGCAGCTTCATCGGCGGTTTGCGGGATTATAAATTCGTCGTAATACCTGTCAAAAGCAGGGTTAATGTTATAACCAATTGATGGGCGAACTACGTGGCGAATGGCTTGAATTTTTTTATCGTTTCCAAAGTTAAAAAGACCGTATAGCGTAGTTCCTAGACTGGTGGAAAAATTATAGGTTCTGTAGCTTTCAAATCCGGCAACAGTATCTTGTACAACGCCTCCCAAACCATTGTTTATGGTTTCATCAAATCGTTTTCGAGTGCTTTTTAATACCCAGGTTTCACGGTAATTAGTTCCCGCGGAAGCACTTAAATACTTAAAAATTTTAAAATTGGTCGTCAACGGAATATTGTGCTGTGCCCCAATTTGCGCACTGTTGAACATTTCGGGTTTAAAGAAAAGTGAATCGGTAGTCTGAATTCTATTTTCGGCCGTTACATCGTACTGAAAATTGATGTTTTCAATAATTCCTTTTTTGGTGCCATCTTTTGGTGCGAAAGGATAAATTCGTGATACATTTACATTTAAATTGGGCAAAGACATTGATATAGCCTGCGTTTTTGTATTCTGCGAATGTGTTGCGGCCAGCGAAAGATTAACCTGTGGCTCGCCTTCAAAGGTTTTGGAATATGAAACAGAAGAACTCAAAGTGTTTACCAAAGCACTGGCATTATTGGTTTGGTTAATAGATTCTGAAAAATATTTACTGCTACCAATATTTACCGAAGCCGAAAAACGAGAGTTAGGGCTACTCTTCGGATCTTGTGAATGCGACCATCTAATGTTGTAAATACTTCGTTCGCCAAAACCGGGAAAACCTCTTTCTTCGTCTATTAGTTTTTCAAATCGCGCACTAACGTTTCCTCTAAATTTATATCGCAGGGAATAAGAAGTTTCTCCCCGCAGCGCGTAACTTCCGTTTGTGTAATAATCTCCCAGCAAGCTAAAGTCTAAATATTCACTTATAGCAAAATAATATCCACCGTTTTGAAGAAAAAAGCCCCTGCTGTTATTATCTCCAAAAGACGGAATGATAAAACCCGAGGTTCGGTCTTCAGTTAGCGGAAAATACGCAAAAGGCAGACCTACAGGCGTAGGAACATCTGCAATAAACATATTGGTAAGACCCGTAACAATTTTCTTTTTAGGAACAAATTTTGCTTTTCGAGTATAGAAATAATATTCGGGATCGTCTATGTTTTTTGAGGTAGTAAACTTCACATTTCGCAAATAAACAACCGAATCATTTACTTTTTTGGTGACTTCGGAAATTACCCTAAAACCATTCTGATCTGTTCGGCTATTAAAAACTAAAGCTTTTTCCGAATCAAAATTATAGCGAATGGAATCTGGTTCTACCTTGTTTGTTGCCTGAACAAAAACGGGACGTTGGCTGTAAACGCCAGCACTGTCTATTCCTTTGGCATAAACTTCGTTTTTGTTGTAATCCAGAATTATTAATCCTGCATCAATGCGCATATCACCGTAGATTATATAAGCATTGTTATACATATATACTTTGTTTTCCTTTCGGTTCAGCAATACGTAATCTTCGCCGTAATAATCTACAATATTCGTTAATGTTTCTTTTGGCGGTTTTATAGAATCGGTCTTTACAGTATCCTGTACCAATTCATTAGCTTCTTCTAAAACAGGTTTTAAATTTACCTTAAGAGTGTCTTCCGGAGTAGTTTTTGGAAGGTTGGCCTCATTCTTTGGCGGAATGTCCTGCGCATGCAAAACTGCACTGCAAAGTAGCAGTATTGTTAAAAAGATTGTTAAGTAATGCCCGTTGGTCTGCAATGCGCTGATGCTATTATTTTGTAGATTTGGCTCAATATTTGAAACGGTCAAAAATAAACATATTTTTTCGGGTACGTTTTTTTAAATGACATTTTTGAGAAAAAGGATATAGCGAAATTAATAATTGGAACTAAACCGAAACTTTAGGACAATAAATTAACAGTATTTGTAGCTGTAATTTTTGTTTAAAAAGAAATTTTCACAAAGTTTC
This region of Aequorivita marisscotiae genomic DNA includes:
- a CDS encoding Rid family detoxifying hydrolase, with translation MKKIISTVHAPAPIGPYNQAVLKGNMLYTSGQIAIDPKTGNLITDNIKTETKLVMENLKAILTEAGMTFENVLKSSIFISDMNNFSQINEVYATYFNEATAPARETVEVANLPKFVNVEISVIASL
- a CDS encoding phospholipase D-like domain-containing protein, coding for MRRKILFSQPALNYRFTLLFLLALTFIGCSKKLLITSPLAVTPDYLKQNAFTAKKAFVLKDNDLAFASKIDIIKNAKNELRLVYYIYDLDETTAFMTHALLEKIKTNSDFRVKLLVDYQWNYKNLDFFRWMENQQPNGIQQIEVRFYNRPAVSVIKFAEFMTIGCAGDTIGINGKTPNCADEKQRYLNKYNSLLLPEAEAEMSLEAKIFLAGFYSKDPNGLLFATQLGYARELQNLAENSSSTPTMTEDVKENLKKVMKLYWTAKTGNNAERIKAQIQLSIMGLFYGEQLKPFINGLETILPFSLKDLDNSPLMTNPEIDYITDYSHHKLILADNEVAQLGGRNCANAYHMHPNNLEKKYIFMDTDVFMDLDTRGGNIIQKTYDELWNYTTMVATTASIEKHAPIGYLYLINKATKMAEASCPKNLSDLEKQGCALQIFVQLMESGTEGLVAEKQNEWGAKYEKYLQSYQDNYLDKSTNAKQWTQLETLFDSNNGYIQNNTLSNTLHSVNAIPLTNQPMFYVQNVPYNLTILKRGNLKNRKFGSEYDQEIEHGKMIQKLWEDAFQAACAKSNVTNKPVEVIIHQGYFSPTEGVVQEMNKLMNSNICPNVTLKIYTNSIGTTDLTPINFIGRRQMQYLLQKNNEFNTDRFQYYEYNKDRLTQEVIDNFLNQSSVKEEISSFSLHTKVIIFGDAIYIGSANAEFRSYMMDTNNGIFIEDAPELVAAYKKIFEELEAKHIVVEAKQHINFNDVKQLRAQEERDVSALLERYSVNERESMANRKAELEFFIRQFYATLDQVTVAMKKSLKKKKLKGPSELDALLKVF
- a CDS encoding putative LPS assembly protein LptD codes for the protein MTVSNIEPNLQNNSISALQTNGHYLTIFLTILLLCSAVLHAQDIPPKNEANLPKTTPEDTLKVNLKPVLEEANELVQDTVKTDSIKPPKETLTNIVDYYGEDYVLLNRKENKVYMYNNAYIIYGDMRIDAGLIILDYNKNEVYAKGIDSAGVYSQRPVFVQATNKVEPDSIRYNFDSEKALVFNSRTDQNGFRVISEVTKKVNDSVVYLRNVKFTTSKNIDDPEYYFYTRKAKFVPKKKIVTGLTNMFIADVPTPVGLPFAYFPLTEDRTSGFIIPSFGDNNSRGFFLQNGGYYFAISEYLDFSLLGDYYTNGSYALRGETSYSLRYKFRGNVSARFEKLIDEERGFPGFGERSIYNIRWSHSQDPKSSPNSRFSASVNIGSSKYFSESINQTNNASALVNTLSSSVSYSKTFEGEPQVNLSLAATHSQNTKTQAISMSLPNLNVNVSRIYPFAPKDGTKKGIIENINFQYDVTAENRIQTTDSLFFKPEMFNSAQIGAQHNIPLTTNFKIFKYLSASAGTNYRETWVLKSTRKRFDETINNGLGGVVQDTVAGFESYRTYNFSTSLGTTLYGLFNFGNDKKIQAIRHVVRPSIGYNINPAFDRYYDEFIIPQTADEAAQVVEYSRFENTLYGAPSKIYSSSIGMSLSNTFEAKMRDRDTTAVEPKKVTLLNNLNFSTAYNLAGDSLQWSPLQFTGSIPIIPKLDFNFSGSLDPYALDNNNNKIDVFNINNGGSLFRLTNANVSINYSFSSKDFDGSGKKDLDRIDNETFRNGGRPDDLFGEATDIYDGQIYNEDDDDQELDKTNVEWYNYTIPWDMRLAYTITYGNSQRQNEISSQSLMVSTNMELAPRWTVGVSSGYDFKNKGVTLTQFRFQRDLESWQMSFNWTPIGSINTAWYFFIGIKSSVLSDIKYDKRRESDKRL